One window from the genome of Echinicola vietnamensis DSM 17526 encodes:
- a CDS encoding REP-associated tyrosine transposase produces the protein MSRKYQIRDQDELYFVTFTIVRWIDVFTRNRYRDIFIDSLKFCQDNKGLEVYAFVIMTNHVHLIIGRNGKSSLQGIIRDVKKYTSVKILEAIEQNTEESRKDWLLYFFERAGSFKASNTKYQFWQHHSHPLELNSTKKMINYLNYIHQNPVKAGIVYQPEDYVYSSAANYAGMVDKVLDVKFIG, from the coding sequence ATGAGCAGAAAGTACCAAATCAGAGATCAGGATGAGTTGTATTTTGTGACTTTTACCATTGTAAGATGGATAGACGTGTTTACGCGGAATCGCTATAGGGATATTTTTATCGATTCCTTAAAATTTTGCCAGGATAATAAAGGGTTGGAAGTGTATGCTTTTGTCATCATGACCAATCACGTCCATCTGATTATTGGTAGAAATGGCAAGAGTTCCCTTCAAGGAATCATCCGGGATGTAAAAAAATACACTTCCGTGAAAATTTTAGAGGCTATTGAGCAAAATACGGAGGAAAGCAGGAAGGATTGGCTGTTATATTTTTTTGAAAGGGCGGGAAGTTTTAAGGCCAGCAATACCAAATATCAATTTTGGCAGCACCATAGTCATCCACTGGAGTTAAATTCGACGAAGAAGATGATAAACTACTTGAATTATATTCATCAGAATCCAGTAAAGGCTGGAATTGTATATCAGCCCGAGGATTATGTATATAGCAGTGCTGCAAATTATGCAGGGATGGTGGATAAAGTGTTGGATGTGAAATTTATTGGGTGA
- a CDS encoding Gfo/Idh/MocA family protein, producing MSDQTTNLHRRRFLSKTGALAAGSFFIHPIAKALNLRENPAQKLRVALVGTGIRGTSMFGRSIVEDYPNEVEFVGLSDINEGRLAYGKTYIGVDCPTFVDFDEMMATVKPDVLIVTTMDSTHDQFIIKGLEAGANVITEKPMTTDEVKCQNILDAERRTGKQVIVTFNYRYSPHRQKIYELLHGGEIGEVTSVDFHWYLDTDHGTSYFRRWHGYREKGGTLLVHKATHHFDLLNWWLDSDPAEVFAFGKLEFYGKNGPYRSTNCRPCPHKDDCDFYWDITKSKRLMDLYVANEEYDGYLRDGCVYREDIDIYDKMAVQIRYMNDVQVSYSLTTYSPYEGYRIAFNGTKGRLEAWIKESQPWEEKPADELRLTKNFGDTEIITIPHTGGGHGGGDVRLKDKLFKDPNMADPYRQSAGTRDGAMSILIGIAARKSIETNKPVYISDLVDIKLQAKRPKG from the coding sequence ATGTCAGATCAAACTACAAATCTTCATCGAAGAAGATTCCTTTCCAAAACCGGGGCGTTGGCAGCCGGTTCATTTTTCATTCACCCCATCGCCAAGGCCTTAAATCTACGTGAAAATCCTGCGCAAAAGCTGCGAGTAGCTTTAGTAGGCACAGGCATAAGAGGCACCAGCATGTTTGGCAGAAGCATCGTCGAGGACTATCCAAATGAAGTGGAATTTGTAGGGCTCTCGGATATCAACGAGGGCCGTCTGGCGTATGGCAAAACATACATTGGAGTAGATTGCCCCACTTTTGTGGATTTTGATGAAATGATGGCCACCGTAAAACCAGACGTCCTTATCGTGACCACCATGGACAGTACCCATGACCAATTCATCATCAAAGGCCTCGAAGCCGGCGCCAATGTCATCACCGAAAAGCCCATGACTACCGATGAGGTAAAGTGCCAAAACATCCTTGACGCGGAACGTCGCACGGGAAAACAGGTCATTGTCACCTTTAATTACCGCTACAGTCCCCACCGTCAAAAAATCTATGAGCTCCTCCATGGTGGGGAAATCGGCGAGGTCACCTCTGTGGATTTCCATTGGTATTTGGACACCGATCATGGCACCTCCTACTTTCGCCGTTGGCACGGTTACCGCGAAAAGGGCGGCACGCTGCTCGTCCACAAGGCTACGCACCACTTTGACCTGCTCAACTGGTGGCTAGACTCCGATCCAGCAGAGGTTTTCGCTTTCGGAAAATTAGAATTCTATGGTAAAAACGGCCCCTATCGTTCCACTAATTGTCGGCCTTGTCCCCACAAGGATGACTGTGACTTTTACTGGGACATCACCAAAAGCAAGCGCTTAATGGACCTCTATGTGGCCAACGAGGAATATGACGGCTATTTACGGGATGGCTGTGTTTACCGGGAAGACATTGATATTTATGATAAAATGGCGGTCCAGATCCGGTACATGAACGATGTACAAGTCAGCTACTCACTCACCACCTATTCACCTTACGAAGGATACCGCATCGCCTTTAACGGCACTAAAGGCCGATTGGAAGCCTGGATAAAAGAAAGTCAACCTTGGGAAGAAAAGCCAGCAGATGAACTTCGACTGACCAAGAATTTTGGTGATACGGAAATCATCACCATTCCCCACACAGGGGGAGGACATGGAGGTGGAGATGTGCGCCTGAAAGATAAACTCTTTAAAGACCCCAACATGGCGGATCCGTATCGGCAATCTGCCGGTACCCGTGACGGTGCCATGTCTATCCTAATTGGCATCGCTGCCCGAAAAAGTATCGAAACCAATAAACCAGTTTACATTTCAGACCTGGTGGACATTAAGCTCCAAGCCAAACGCCCTAAGGGCTAA
- a CDS encoding lipocalin family protein: MKRLLLLFGLVLYGVSASSQDLDTSMLQGKWKLKSYDAIENIRLSEAYRTASPQAREGMDRKIDRFIANTFYHFTSTDSVNYTDLSDGSVVQRKATYRVKEGKLLVIHSEGKKEDKKATMLELTPDHLVLSPIGKAGENKGKMVLKRIE, translated from the coding sequence ATGAAAAGATTATTGTTGCTATTTGGGCTTGTTTTATATGGGGTTTCGGCCAGCAGCCAAGACTTGGATACATCCATGCTGCAGGGGAAGTGGAAGCTCAAAAGTTATGATGCCATCGAAAATATCCGGCTATCGGAGGCTTACCGCACAGCATCTCCTCAAGCACGTGAAGGGATGGATAGAAAAATTGATCGTTTCATCGCTAATACTTTTTATCATTTTACCAGCACCGACAGCGTTAACTACACTGATCTAAGTGACGGCAGCGTCGTCCAACGGAAGGCTACCTATCGCGTAAAGGAAGGAAAGTTACTGGTGATCCACTCAGAGGGCAAGAAGGAAGACAAAAAGGCTACAATGCTTGAATTAACGCCTGATCATTTGGTGCTTTCTCCAATTGGAAAGGCTGGGGAAAATAAGGGCAAGATGGTTTTGAAGCGAATTGAATGA
- a CDS encoding gluconate 2-dehydrogenase subunit 3 family protein, whose protein sequence is MNRRENLKLLFTGSLATGFFMTGCGPEAPKEVVHAPKIGDGTKWGRTPEEMALNAALKKEEFFTEDEMKKLHYLVDVIIPKDDVSGSATDAGVPDFIEFIVKDMPHYKTPMRGGLMWLDTQSEDRYGKPFMEASEDERIKIIDDIAYPDKAKPEMERGVTFFNTLRDLTATGFFTSPEGFKDLDYKGNTPNVWTGVPDDVMAKHGFKLEEKYLTIYMNPDTRHTLAQWDDEGNLIG, encoded by the coding sequence ATGAATAGAAGAGAGAATTTAAAACTGTTATTCACAGGTTCTTTAGCAACCGGCTTTTTTATGACAGGCTGTGGTCCTGAAGCACCCAAGGAGGTCGTCCACGCGCCTAAAATAGGTGACGGCACCAAGTGGGGCCGTACTCCTGAAGAAATGGCCTTGAATGCCGCGCTCAAAAAAGAGGAGTTTTTCACAGAAGATGAAATGAAAAAGCTGCATTACCTTGTCGATGTGATCATCCCCAAGGACGATGTTTCAGGCAGTGCCACCGATGCAGGCGTTCCGGATTTCATCGAATTTATTGTCAAGGACATGCCCCACTACAAAACCCCTATGCGAGGTGGGCTGATGTGGCTGGACACCCAGTCTGAAGACCGGTATGGTAAGCCGTTTATGGAAGCCAGCGAAGACGAGCGCATCAAAATCATTGATGATATTGCCTACCCTGACAAAGCCAAACCCGAAATGGAAAGAGGGGTTACGTTTTTCAATACACTCCGTGACTTGACGGCCACAGGCTTCTTCACTTCTCCGGAAGGGTTCAAAGATTTGGATTACAAAGGCAATACCCCGAATGTATGGACAGGGGTCCCTGATGATGTCATGGCCAAGCATGGTTTTAAGTTGGAAGAAAAATATCTCACGATATACATGAATCCCGATACACGGCATACTCTTGCCCAGTGGGATGACGAAGGAAATTTAATTGGTTAA
- a CDS encoding GMC oxidoreductase, with the protein MSFQIKSSGEAYDVIIVGSGAGGGMASKILSEAGFSVAVVEAGADFDPAKEEDRTQLRPPWESPRRGASTRNRPFGDFDAAIGGWDIEGEPYTFEGDTKFDWFRSRMVGGRTNHWGRISLRFGPNDFKRKDIDGLGDNWPIGYDDLKPYYDKVDKLIGVFGSKEGIYNEPDGFFLPPPKPRLHELYIKKGADKIGVPVIPSRLSILTKPINNERGACFFCNQCNRACQAYADFSSGTCLVKPAMKKGKVDLYTYAMVRKVTTDDKGKATGVSYISKVDMKEYKLRSRVVVLGASACESARIMLNSKSKNHPDGLANGSGMIGHYLHDSTGSDRMGFIPGLLDRKKYNEDGVGGMHVYTPWWEDNSKLDFARGYHIEYWGGMSMPGYGFGFGMETIRQHIKDEFGNPGTSGGYGEGLKKDIRAYFGTMVGMSGRGESIPRYENYCEIDNNTVDKYGIPVLKFNYNWTDQEVNQAKHMHDTFEEVLTNAGAVIYGNKPGPDTQYGLLTPGRIIHEVGTTRMGNNPKTSVLNSNCQAHECDNLFVVDGGPFVSQADKNPTWTILALAWRTSDYIVSELKKKNI; encoded by the coding sequence ATGAGTTTTCAAATAAAATCGTCCGGTGAAGCGTATGATGTCATCATCGTCGGTTCAGGAGCCGGAGGAGGTATGGCCTCGAAAATTCTTTCAGAGGCAGGATTTTCTGTGGCCGTAGTAGAAGCAGGAGCGGATTTCGACCCGGCAAAGGAAGAAGACCGCACCCAGCTCAGGCCCCCATGGGAATCTCCCCGCAGAGGAGCGAGCACCCGTAACCGTCCATTTGGAGATTTTGATGCTGCCATTGGTGGATGGGATATCGAAGGAGAACCTTACACCTTTGAAGGTGACACCAAGTTTGATTGGTTTCGATCAAGGATGGTAGGTGGCCGTACCAACCACTGGGGAAGGATCTCCCTGCGCTTTGGTCCAAACGATTTTAAGCGAAAAGACATTGATGGTTTAGGAGACAATTGGCCGATAGGCTATGATGATCTTAAACCCTATTACGATAAAGTCGACAAATTAATTGGGGTCTTTGGCTCTAAGGAGGGCATTTACAATGAGCCTGATGGCTTTTTCCTCCCTCCCCCAAAGCCCAGACTACACGAATTATACATCAAGAAAGGCGCTGACAAAATCGGCGTCCCTGTCATTCCATCCAGGCTTTCGATCCTCACCAAGCCGATCAACAACGAGCGAGGAGCATGCTTTTTCTGTAATCAATGTAACCGGGCCTGCCAAGCATATGCGGATTTCTCGTCGGGCACTTGCCTGGTAAAACCGGCCATGAAAAAAGGGAAAGTAGATCTTTACACCTATGCCATGGTGCGCAAGGTCACCACTGATGACAAAGGCAAGGCCACGGGAGTTTCCTATATCAGTAAAGTGGACATGAAAGAATACAAGTTGCGTTCGCGTGTAGTGGTCTTGGGAGCCTCTGCCTGTGAATCTGCCCGTATCATGCTCAATTCCAAGTCCAAAAACCACCCAGATGGTTTGGCCAATGGCAGCGGAATGATCGGCCATTATTTGCATGACTCCACTGGGTCGGACAGGATGGGTTTTATCCCCGGACTCCTCGACCGGAAAAAATACAACGAAGATGGTGTGGGCGGTATGCACGTCTATACCCCTTGGTGGGAAGACAATAGTAAACTTGACTTTGCTCGGGGCTACCACATTGAATACTGGGGAGGCATGAGCATGCCGGGTTATGGCTTTGGTTTTGGCATGGAGACTATCCGCCAACACATCAAGGATGAATTTGGCAATCCTGGCACCAGCGGCGGCTATGGCGAAGGACTCAAAAAGGACATCCGAGCTTATTTCGGCACCATGGTGGGCATGTCTGGTCGTGGAGAGAGTATTCCGAGATATGAAAACTATTGCGAGATCGACAATAACACAGTGGATAAATACGGCATCCCGGTATTGAAATTTAATTACAATTGGACGGACCAAGAAGTCAACCAAGCCAAGCACATGCACGACACTTTTGAGGAAGTCCTCACCAATGCAGGTGCCGTAATTTATGGAAACAAGCCTGGTCCTGACACCCAATATGGCCTCCTGACGCCTGGCAGAATCATTCACGAGGTGGGCACCACCCGCATGGGCAATAACCCGAAAACTTCCGTGCTCAACAGCAACTGTCAAGCACATGAATGTGATAATTTATTTGTCGTGGACGGTGGGCCATTTGTTTCTCAAGCAGACAAGAACCCTACATGGACTATATTGGCTTTGGCATGGAGAACTTCGGATTATATCGTAAGTGAATTGAAAAAGAAAAACATTTAA
- a CDS encoding arylesterase: MIKIRVFSVLTVFFLVALGTFSCSESQQTSDKEASSSKADTEKENQVPKKTILFFGDSMTAGYGVDQDEAFPALLQHKIDSLNLPYKVINGGLSGETSASGLTRIDWFLESKPDIFILELGGNDGLRGIALSSTKDNLQGIIDKVKEKYPSTKIILAGMQIPPNMGEAYTTDFKEIFPSLAEQNDLLLIPFLLDGVGGNPDLNQPDGIHPTAEGHKIVAKTVWKYLEPEL, translated from the coding sequence ATGATTAAAATACGTGTATTTTCTGTTTTGACAGTGTTCTTTTTGGTTGCCTTGGGCACATTTTCGTGCAGTGAAAGCCAGCAAACCTCCGATAAAGAAGCGTCGTCTTCCAAAGCCGATACGGAAAAAGAAAATCAAGTCCCTAAAAAAACCATTCTCTTCTTTGGGGATAGCATGACCGCAGGTTATGGTGTAGATCAGGATGAAGCCTTCCCAGCCCTGCTCCAGCATAAAATTGACAGTCTTAACCTTCCCTATAAGGTCATCAATGGTGGCCTGAGCGGAGAAACCAGCGCCAGCGGATTAACCAGAATCGATTGGTTCTTGGAGTCAAAACCAGATATTTTCATCCTTGAGCTGGGGGGGAATGATGGGCTTAGAGGCATAGCATTGTCTTCCACCAAGGACAACCTCCAAGGCATCATTGATAAAGTCAAAGAAAAATACCCTTCCACCAAAATCATTCTGGCCGGCATGCAAATCCCGCCAAATATGGGGGAAGCATACACGACAGATTTCAAAGAAATCTTCCCTTCCCTTGCGGAACAAAACGACCTGCTACTGATCCCTTTCCTGTTAGATGGTGTAGGCGGAAACCCCGATCTCAACCAACCTGACGGCATCCATCCCACGGCCGAAGGCCATAAGATCGTCGCAAAAACCGTTTGGAAATACCTTGAGCCTGAATTGTAA
- a CDS encoding ABC transporter ATP-binding protein: MDILSIENVSKIYQSGSRTLTVLEDINLSVKAGDSIAIVGPSGSGKTTLLGLCAGLDSASSGSVALNGHRLEGLSEDQRAAVRSQEIGFIFQNFQLLPTLTALENVMVPLELKKRKDAKQKATELLQQVGLGDRMTHYPTQLSGGEQQRVSIARAFANEPKILFADEPTGNLDTETGELIETLIFDLNKALGTTLILVTHDTDLAAKTNRIIHIKGGKIQEEQHA, encoded by the coding sequence ATGGACATACTTTCTATAGAAAATGTAAGTAAAATATACCAAAGCGGTTCAAGGACACTCACGGTCTTGGAGGACATCAACCTAAGCGTAAAGGCTGGAGACAGTATCGCAATCGTCGGGCCTTCTGGTAGTGGGAAAACCACTTTATTGGGCCTTTGCGCTGGGCTTGACAGTGCCTCCTCGGGTAGTGTAGCGCTGAACGGGCACCGACTGGAAGGACTCTCCGAGGATCAAAGAGCGGCTGTCCGGAGCCAAGAAATTGGTTTTATATTCCAAAATTTTCAACTATTACCTACTCTGACGGCATTGGAAAATGTGATGGTGCCCTTGGAGCTAAAAAAGCGGAAAGATGCCAAACAAAAGGCCACTGAGCTGCTTCAGCAAGTAGGCTTGGGCGATCGTATGACCCATTATCCCACACAGCTTTCTGGAGGGGAGCAGCAGCGGGTGTCGATAGCCAGGGCTTTTGCAAACGAGCCTAAGATTCTCTTTGCAGATGAGCCTACCGGCAACTTGGATACAGAAACCGGAGAGCTGATCGAAACCTTAATATTTGACCTGAACAAGGCGCTTGGAACCACTTTGATCTTGGTGACGCATGATACGGACCTGGCAGCCAAGACCAACAGAATCATCCATATTAAAGGAGGTAAAATACAAGAGGAGCAACATGCATAG
- a CDS encoding ABC transporter permease: MHRFLWILKMALRDFRQNKAKLLLFVSSIVIGIAALVAISSFGDNLEKDIDNQAKELLGADLVLENNQSLGDQVLDTMAIGMASEINFASMVAFPKSDESRLVQVRALEGPFPFYGQLETVPAAAAEGFRDGTKKALVEKILMDQFGAEVGDSVKVGKVSFVIAGALHEAPGQNGITATVAPVVYIPKKFAEETGLIQYGSRINYSRYYSFGEQVDVEKLIEPFEDEWEADHIDEDTVQERKERTGRSFENLSDFLSLVAFIALLLGCVGVASAVNVFSKEKLPSVAILRCLGVSSIDTFLIYLVQIMLMGLMGSILGAALGTVIQFILPEVFSDFLPVDVTVQVSWAAVGFGIVTGLCISILFALLPLLKIRNVPPMMTLRTDADMVNFVRDPWRWAVMLAITVFVFGFSMTLLDGWEEALGFTGFVLLAFGVLWLVGTGVMWLIRRFLPLSLAYPVRQSLANLYRPNNQTISLIATIGLGTAMISTLFFVQNQLLDQVKFADKEDQPNMLFFDIQTSQVEEVKQAVLEEDLPIMQEVPIVTMRMDEINGLDKSENEALPEEEQKSRRLYNREFRVTYRDTLISSETLVEGKLHQVTSPGDSIFVSFDQGYAERAGVKLGDEIVFNVQGRPLKSYVGSFREVNFRKVSTNFLVLFPENVLEKAPKFHVVITKSKTDEQAAKVQNEIVRAFPNISVINLGMIVDTLEEILGKISFVIQFMALFSIVTGILVLISSLIISKYQRMRESILLRTLGASSQIVRKINTLEYFFLGSLASLSGILLSFLATALLSVFVFEFPVKLAWGSALAIYAVITLLTVLLGWLNGRNIINKPPMQILRGN; encoded by the coding sequence ATGCATAGATTTTTGTGGATACTAAAAATGGCCTTGCGGGACTTTCGACAAAACAAGGCCAAATTACTGTTGTTTGTTTCTTCCATTGTGATTGGAATTGCTGCTTTGGTGGCCATCAGCTCTTTTGGTGACAACCTTGAAAAGGATATTGATAACCAGGCGAAAGAACTATTGGGAGCAGATTTGGTATTGGAAAATAACCAGTCTTTAGGTGACCAAGTATTGGATACCATGGCCATAGGGATGGCTTCAGAGATCAATTTTGCCAGTATGGTGGCCTTCCCCAAGAGTGATGAAAGTCGATTGGTGCAAGTAAGGGCGCTGGAAGGTCCCTTTCCTTTTTATGGACAATTGGAGACTGTGCCGGCCGCAGCGGCGGAAGGGTTCCGTGATGGGACCAAAAAAGCATTGGTGGAAAAAATACTGATGGATCAATTTGGGGCCGAGGTGGGCGATAGTGTGAAAGTGGGCAAGGTGAGCTTTGTCATCGCAGGGGCACTGCATGAAGCACCCGGTCAGAATGGCATTACGGCCACCGTGGCTCCAGTGGTGTATATTCCCAAGAAATTTGCAGAAGAAACAGGACTTATCCAGTATGGCAGTAGGATCAATTATTCCCGTTATTACAGCTTTGGCGAGCAGGTGGATGTGGAGAAATTGATCGAACCATTCGAGGATGAATGGGAAGCCGACCATATTGATGAGGATACGGTGCAGGAGCGGAAGGAGAGGACGGGCAGGTCATTTGAGAACCTGTCGGATTTTCTTAGCCTAGTGGCATTTATCGCCTTGCTGTTGGGATGTGTGGGGGTGGCGAGTGCTGTCAATGTTTTTTCTAAAGAAAAACTGCCCTCTGTGGCCATCTTGCGCTGTTTGGGCGTGTCATCTATCGATACTTTTTTGATCTATTTGGTGCAGATCATGCTCATGGGACTGATGGGATCAATCCTGGGAGCTGCTTTGGGGACTGTCATCCAATTTATTTTGCCAGAGGTCTTCAGTGATTTTCTTCCGGTGGATGTGACGGTCCAGGTTTCGTGGGCAGCCGTGGGATTTGGGATCGTGACCGGCTTGTGTATTTCCATCTTGTTTGCATTGCTTCCCTTGCTCAAAATCCGGAATGTACCGCCCATGATGACGTTAAGGACTGATGCGGACATGGTGAATTTTGTGAGGGATCCGTGGCGCTGGGCAGTGATGCTGGCCATTACGGTATTTGTGTTTGGGTTTAGCATGACCTTGCTGGATGGCTGGGAAGAGGCGTTGGGCTTTACAGGGTTTGTACTGCTAGCTTTTGGTGTATTATGGCTGGTAGGGACAGGTGTAATGTGGCTGATCAGGCGGTTTTTGCCGTTGTCACTGGCCTATCCGGTCAGGCAGTCATTGGCCAATCTATATCGGCCAAACAATCAAACCATTTCCCTCATCGCCACCATTGGTCTGGGTACAGCGATGATTTCAACCCTGTTTTTTGTGCAGAATCAATTGTTGGATCAGGTTAAATTTGCCGATAAGGAGGACCAGCCAAACATGCTGTTCTTCGATATCCAGACTTCCCAAGTGGAGGAGGTAAAGCAGGCTGTGCTGGAGGAGGATTTGCCCATCATGCAGGAAGTGCCTATTGTTACGATGCGGATGGACGAGATCAACGGACTGGACAAATCTGAAAATGAAGCTTTGCCGGAAGAGGAACAGAAATCCAGAAGGCTTTATAACCGCGAATTTAGGGTTACCTATCGGGATACGTTGATCAGCTCCGAAACCCTTGTGGAAGGGAAGCTGCATCAGGTGACCTCACCGGGAGATAGCATTTTTGTTTCCTTTGACCAAGGATATGCAGAAAGGGCTGGTGTAAAGCTGGGAGATGAAATTGTGTTTAACGTCCAGGGAAGGCCCCTCAAATCGTATGTGGGGAGTTTCAGGGAAGTTAATTTCAGGAAAGTGTCTACCAATTTTCTGGTGCTGTTCCCAGAAAACGTCTTGGAAAAAGCGCCCAAGTTCCATGTGGTCATCACCAAGTCCAAGACGGACGAGCAAGCGGCGAAGGTCCAAAATGAAATTGTCAGGGCTTTCCCAAACATCTCTGTGATCAACCTGGGGATGATCGTGGATACCCTGGAGGAAATTTTAGGGAAAATCAGTTTCGTGATTCAGTTTATGGCACTTTTTAGTATTGTGACTGGGATTTTGGTGCTGATCAGCTCCTTGATCATCAGTAAATACCAACGTATGAGAGAAAGCATATTGCTCAGGACGCTAGGGGCGAGTAGCCAGATCGTGCGAAAGATCAACACACTGGAATATTTCTTCTTGGGCAGTTTGGCTTCATTAAGTGGGATCTTACTGTCCTTTTTGGCGACCGCTTTATTGAGTGTATTTGTGTTTGAATTTCCCGTAAAATTGGCTTGGGGAAGTGCATTGGCCATCTATGCAGTCATTACATTGCTAACGGTTTTGCTGGGCTGGCTGAATGGTCGTAATATAATCAATAAACCTCCTATGCAAATTCTAAGGGGAAACTAG
- a CDS encoding MarR family winged helix-turn-helix transcriptional regulator: protein MRLEEEIKQKTFKSGYNKAVVNILYTQSYIVTRQGKLFKPFGLSPEQYNVLRILRGHHPEPITVSSIQDRMLNKMSNASRLVEKLKQKGLADRKECPTDRRQVDITITAAGNKLLQQLDEEIKSFNHDVINLDEEEVNMLNSLLDKLRG from the coding sequence ATGAGATTAGAGGAGGAGATCAAACAAAAGACTTTTAAAAGCGGATATAATAAAGCGGTGGTAAATATTTTATATACCCAGAGCTATATCGTTACCCGTCAGGGGAAGTTGTTTAAACCCTTTGGTCTTTCTCCAGAACAATATAATGTCCTGCGGATTTTGCGTGGTCACCACCCTGAACCGATCACCGTATCCTCTATTCAGGACAGAATGCTAAACAAAATGTCCAACGCTTCGCGGTTGGTCGAGAAGTTAAAGCAAAAGGGATTGGCAGATAGGAAAGAGTGTCCCACCGATAGGCGGCAAGTAGATATTACCATTACAGCTGCAGGGAACAAGCTCCTTCAGCAGCTGGATGAAGAGATCAAATCCTTTAACCATGATGTGATCAACCTCGATGAAGAAGAGGTGAATATGTTAAATTCACTCTTGGATAAACTAAGAGGATAA
- a CDS encoding YceI family protein, producing MSTVKWTIDPTHSEINFKVKHLVISTVTGKFKEFEGEASTPSEDFDGAKVAFSANIDSIDTNQSDRDAHLKSEDFFDAEKFPKLSFDNGVLSKEGGEYKLKGDLTIKETTKSVVLDVDFGGVAEDPYGNTKAGFELEGKISRKEFGLTWNAVTEAGSVVVGDPIRILASVQLIKE from the coding sequence ATGAGCACAGTAAAATGGACAATCGACCCGACACACTCTGAAATCAACTTCAAGGTCAAGCATTTGGTGATTTCGACCGTGACTGGGAAATTCAAGGAATTCGAAGGAGAGGCATCGACTCCTTCAGAAGACTTTGACGGAGCTAAGGTGGCTTTTTCGGCAAACATTGACAGCATCGACACCAACCAAAGTGACCGGGATGCACACCTGAAATCTGAAGATTTCTTTGATGCCGAAAAGTTCCCAAAACTTTCTTTCGACAATGGGGTTTTATCTAAAGAAGGAGGCGAATACAAGCTCAAGGGAGACTTGACCATCAAAGAAACCACCAAGTCAGTGGTGCTTGATGTGGACTTTGGAGGAGTCGCAGAGGATCCTTACGGAAATACCAAGGCAGGGTTTGAACTGGAAGGTAAGATCAGTAGAAAGGAATTTGGCCTTACTTGGAATGCGGTAACAGAAGCTGGCAGTGTCGTGGTGGGCGATCCTATCAGAATCTTAGCCAGTGTTCAGCTGATTAAAGAATAG